TCATGACCATCGCAGTAGGACGGGCCCCCAGTAGAAGAGGGTGGTTTGACGTACTAGACGACTGGTTAAAGCGCGATCGCTTCGTATTCGTAGGTTGGTCAGGAATATTATTATTCCCCTGCGCCTTCCTAGCACTAGGCGGTTGGCTAACCGGTACAACCTTCGTCACCTCGTGGTACACCCACGGATTAGCATCATCATACCTAGAAGGCTGCAACTTCCTGACAGTAGCAGTATCAACACCAGCAGACAGCATGGGACACTCCCTATTGCTGTTGTGGGGGCCAGAAGCGCAAGGCGACTTCACCCGTTGGTGTCAATTAGGAGGATTATGGCCATTCGTAGCGCTACACGGAGCCTTTGGACTAATCGGCTTCATGTTGCGGCAATTTGAAATTGCGCGGTTAGTCGGCATCCGACCATACAACGCCCTAGCATTCTCAGCACCAATCGCGGTATTCGTCAGCGTCTTCCTGATGTACCCCTTGGGACAATCGTCTTGGTTCTTTGCACCCAGCTTTGGCGTAGCCGCAATCTTCCGGTTCTTGTTATTCTTGCAAGGGTTCCACAACTGGACACTCAACCCCTTCCACATGATGGGAGTAGCAGGTGTACTCGGTGGAGCGCTGTTGTGCGCCATTCACGGTGCCACAGTCGAAAACACCTTGTTTGAAGACGGTGAAGCCGCCAACACCTTCCGCGCCTTCAACCCCACCCAATCAGAAGAAACCTACTCAATGGTGACAGCAAACCGATTCTGGTCACAGATATTCGGGATTGCCTTCTCCAACAAACGCTGGTTGCACTTCTTCATGTTGTTTGTACCAGTGACAGGTTTGTGGATGAGCGCCGTTGGCATTGTCGGTTTAGCACTCAACCTGCGGGCTTATGACTTCGTCTCCCAAGAATTGCGGGCAGCCGAAGACCCAGAATTTGAAACTTTCTATACCAAAAACATTTTGCTGAACGAGGGTATCCGCGCTTGGATGGCTCCTCAAGATCAGCCCCACGAACAATTTATATTCCCTGAAGAGGTATTACCTCGTGGTAATGCTCTCTAAGATTTGATGAAATTCATCATGATCTGATTTTTCATAAATCCCCCGCCGAAAGGCGGGGGATTTTTTATTTGGCTCACATTTTTCTAAAATTAATGTGTTATATTGATTCAAGGTTAAAGCCCAGAGTAATTACTCTGCCTTATTAGAACTAAGTCCGCTTAGGCAACAAGGAGGTGATGCCCATGATAGAAAGTAGTAAACGCATGGGTCATCAGGTTGCAGTTAGCCGGCTGTGCGCCGGGGCTGTTCTCTAAAGTTAGCCTTAGTTAAATTGAGAAACTCAGTTATCTCAATTAACTAGGTAAGCCTGGGAGTTCCTCCCGGCAGTCTGGTTGCAACCTGAAGACCCGCTAGACCGCTCTGATATTAGATCAACAGATCTAAATCAGAGCGGATAGTTTTTTATGGGTAATTTTGATCACAAAGGCTTATAAAATTATTTTGAATATGTAAACTCTAGC
This window of the Nostoc sp. HK-01 genome carries:
- a CDS encoding Photosystem II reaction centre protein PsbD/D2, with the translated sequence MTIAVGRAPSRRGWFDVLDDWLKRDRFVFVGWSGILLFPCAFLALGGWLTGTTFVTSWYTHGLASSYLEGCNFLTVAVSTPADSMGHSLLLLWGPEAQGDFTRWCQLGGLWPFVALHGAFGLIGFMLRQFEIARLVGIRPYNALAFSAPIAVFVSVFLMYPLGQSSWFFAPSFGVAAIFRFLLFLQGFHNWTLNPFHMMGVAGVLGGALLCAIHGATVENTLFEDGEAANTFRAFNPTQSEETYSMVTANRFWSQIFGIAFSNKRWLHFFMLFVPVTGLWMSAVGIVGLALNLRAYDFVSQELRAAEDPEFETFYTKNILLNEGIRAWMAPQDQPHEQFIFPEEVLPRGNAL